The DNA sequence ATTAACACCGAATAAAATGCAATAATGATGAGGAGTTGGATAAATTCATGCATTTGTATGATATCTGATCATTCATGCATTTGTATGATATCTCTGTACAGATGATCATTTCCTAACTACGGCTACTCGTTTATGGAAAAATCTGTCCTTCCAGAGTTCCTTTCACTTTGTCATGGAGAGTCTGAATAGGAATCATAGGATTacgttgcatatatatatatatatatatatagcttttatTTCCTTGTCTTACTTAACCTGATCATGCTGGATTGGTTGCTAATTAAAACCTCGTGTGTATACTTCTTTGAGTCGCGTATACATGTAATTATCACCTTCTCGCATATATTGCTGTTTATAATACATTCAAATCAATAAAAGCTGGAGAAAgttcacaaaaatattattaacagTGAtataaaggagaagaaaaaaaaaaaaggaaagacaaaTATATAACGGATTAGtgattactctctctctctctctctactatatatatatatatatatgctctctCAAAAGACAAAAGTCAAAGAATCTTTCTGGTACTGGTGATGAATACGTAAACTTGGGCATCGCTTTTGTCTTCTCACCCCTTACCGGCGGTTCTCTCCGTCACGAGCTGCCGGTGTACTTATCCTCGCCATCTCAACTAGTCCTTACTAACTTCTAGCTCTTCGTTTCCCTGTCCAAAACACCTCTGTAAGTTCCCACACCTTTTCTACTTCTTCATGCTTTCGTGTTTGGTGTTATCATGTTGTATGTTTTTTGTTACTCTTTGCTTTGTGTTTGTGATCGAGGAGTGAGGAGCAGCATTTTATACTCTTGCAGTTTGGAGGAAAAAGGATTAATCTGGGCTGTGATTATTGAAACCAGGAGAATGTTGCCGCAGAGGAATTTGTGGGTTGCGGTATTATTGATTACAGGAGTTATTGGAGCTAATCTCTACACTTTGGAGGGTCTCCCGCGACGAGTTCTCTTGGATACAGATGTTGATACTGATGATATCTTTGCTCTCTTGTACCTCTTGAAGCAAAACAGGTCAGAGTTAGAGGTGGAGGTGAGTTCATAACGTGTCCTTTCTATCATCACTTGACTGACTTTTTGCTATTTTCAAATGTTGCTCCTAAACGATTTTAATGTTAAAACTTTggcattttaatagtttattctTCACCTGAGCAATACAAGTGATTTCATAGCAAAATGACAACATGTATAATTAACGAGAATCTTGCGTATATCAGTAGTTGAAGACGCAGGATTTTCTTGTTATAGATGGCTTTGGTGGAAGTTGCAGCTCATACTTCCCTTTACTTGTTGATAAGCGATGACTCGTTCGAATTATTAACGTAATATTGGTCTAAATGCCTTGATGGTTTAGAGTTTAAATAATAGCTGCAGTGAGATGAGATGTCTATAGTTAAATGACTAAAGAAAAGATAGTGAATGTGATCAGTAAAACTTGATGCAGGCAGTCACTATCAATGCAAATGCATGGACTGATGCGGGACATTCTGTGAATCAAATCTATGACATTCTTTACATGATGGGCCGTGATGACATTGCTGTTGGAGTAGGAGGTGATGGTGGGATACTAGAAGATGGTACAGTTCTCCCCAATGTTGGAGGGTTTCTTCCTATTATTGAACAGGTGTGAAAAAGTACTCTGTGATCATTGTGAATGCATGATTTGCTAGAAAGATCATAATGTGTAACTTAACCTTACCACTTACATAATGTTACTCTTGTTATTATCTGTATGgttctaatattattatcaatatatcAGGGGATTTCAACTGTAGGATATTGTAGATATAGACAAGCTATTCCTGTAGGTTCAAGAGGGCGATTAGATCTTGATGCCAACTATGGAATCAGAAAAGCATTCCTCCCGCAGGTATGGATCTGTACAAGAATCTTGTTCTCGGATGAGATCTGTACTTATAGTTGGTCTGAATACCCATGAATTACAGCACATTGATGCACTTTTATAATGATACTCTTTATGGACTTCTTGCATGTATAAGTTGAGAATGGTATATAGAAAAAGAGGTACACTTGACCAtcattttctgaattttatgaCAGCTAGAGTTGATTGTCCTTGCAATCTTTACTAATAACTTACTTTTCCTTGTTTATCTATTTGAAGCATGTTGGCTGATAACTCTTCAAATTTTGCAGACAAggcattatttttcttttttgggtctTGGCTGGGGAAGTTTGTATCGGGTCGTGCCTTGGTACTTCTTAATGTTCATCCGCTAAATTGCTATGCTAGAAGTGCATTCTGTATACACATTGTCCTCCTTCAGCTGGTTCTGTTAGGATTCAGGAGTCTTTTCGAGCTGTACTGTTGGCCATTCcattttaattagttaaaaactattttatatatgcaaAGTCAGCCAGATCAGCTGGATGCTTTGAGCttaaaaaatgatcaagttctTAAGGTTTGATTCTTGGTTTTCATATCGTTTAGCTCACATAATTTGTGATATAATTAGGGGAGAAGGAAGTATACACCTCTTGGTCAACCAACTGCTCAGCAAGTTATGATTGAAGAAATATCAGAGGGTCCCATAACTGTATTTCTTATAGGAGCACATACCAATTTTGCAATTTTCTTAATGAGCAATCCACATCTAAAGAAAAATATCGAGCACATTTATGTCATGGGTGGTGGTGTGAGGTCAAAGAACCCAACTGGTTGTTGTCCAAAAAATGCTGGCAGCTCATCTTGCGTGCCTCAGCAATGTGGTGACCATGGTAATTTGTACACGGCCTATGCAAGTAATCCTAATGCAGAGTTCAATATGTTTGGAGATCCTTTTGCTGCATACCAGGTAATGCACTTCCTAGTGACAGATCATCATATCAGAAAGTGGTTGCATTTGACAatgattccttttcttttaggttttTCACTCTGGCATTCCCATCACACTTGTTCCACTGGATGCAACGGACACTATCCCAATTAGTGAGAAGTTCTTTGACACATTTGAGCAGAATCAGAATACGTACGAGGCACAATACTGCTTCCAGTCATTGAAAATAAGTCGTGATACATGGTTTGGCAACCAATT is a window from the Juglans regia cultivar Chandler chromosome 7, Walnut 2.0, whole genome shotgun sequence genome containing:
- the LOC108994982 gene encoding uncharacterized protein LOC108994982 isoform X2 yields the protein MLPQRNLWVAVLLITGVIGANLYTLEGLPRRVLLDTDVDTDDIFALLYLLKQNRSELEVEAVTINANAWTDAGHSVNQIYDILYMMGRDDIAVGVGGDGGILEDGTVLPNVGGFLPIIEQGISTVGYCRYRQAIPVGSRGRLDLDANYGIRKAFLPQGRRKYTPLGQPTAQQVMIEEISEGPITVFLIGAHTNFAIFLMSNPHLKKNIEHIYVMGGGVRSKNPTGCCPKNAGSSSCVPQQCGDHGNLYTAYASNPNAEFNMFGDPFAAYQVFHSGIPITLVPLDATDTIPISEKFFDTFEQNQNTYEAQYCFQSLKISRDTWFGNQFYTSYFMWDSLAAGVATSIMLNSHDNHDGENEFAEMEYMNITVVTSNKPYGMHDGSNPFFDDRRAPKFNLKKGGVHSGHVQTGLRDPFCIVKNGKGKCQDGYTAEVTGPEAVRVLVATKAKPSQETNSLLDTEFYKSFLSTLNRPQHTGRFSFRSQFPYYKEVLYKPDFGSKTLGKPVVFDMDMSAGDFLALFYLLKVPVEVINLKAIIVSPTGWANAATIDVIYDLLHMMGRDDIQVGLGDLFAMNQSDPSFSAVGDCKYIKAIPHGSGGFLDSDTLYGLARTLPRSPRSRRR